A genomic window from Providencia alcalifaciens includes:
- a CDS encoding DUF1471 domain-containing protein — protein sequence MNKLKIALVSLMFLSPFAMSATEINYVQSMEMKLVGNINIVMNAATTTDYVNAVSQKADEAGANYFIITSVNSEGEGNDISINASLYNK from the coding sequence ATGAATAAATTAAAAATAGCATTGGTTTCTTTGATGTTTTTAAGTCCATTTGCGATGAGTGCAACCGAGATTAATTATGTCCAATCCATGGAAATGAAATTAGTTGGCAACATTAATATCGTCATGAATGCAGCAACAACAACGGATTATGTGAATGCGGTATCACAAAAAGCGGATGAAGCAGGTGCAAATTACTTTATTATTACCTCAGTGAACTCTGAAGGTGAAGGTAACGATATTTCAATCAATGCTAGCTTATACAATAAATAG
- a CDS encoding fimbrial protein: MMSNKVFYSILLGFLVGVINPAYSYDTLVQITGSVKPSTCELTSKTIEDIQLGDIYLSSTGFGSAVGITSEKISWSISLKCPSDIPVIMIPKGNSYSGQPNVLALNTDAGSAIGVGVETEYSVENSDWQLLKLNVRNNIIDKVQKESDIDISMRGYYKQIEEKVTAGAANASMTIDIIYQ; encoded by the coding sequence ATGATGAGCAATAAAGTGTTCTATAGCATCTTATTGGGTTTCTTGGTCGGAGTGATTAATCCAGCCTATAGTTATGACACGTTAGTCCAAATTACCGGATCTGTGAAGCCGTCGACTTGTGAGTTAACATCAAAAACGATTGAAGATATCCAGTTGGGTGATATTTATTTGAGTTCAACGGGATTTGGTTCCGCTGTTGGTATAACGAGTGAAAAAATTAGTTGGTCAATCAGCTTAAAGTGCCCCAGTGATATCCCAGTTATTATGATCCCTAAAGGAAACAGTTATTCAGGCCAACCAAATGTATTGGCACTAAATACCGATGCAGGTAGTGCTATCGGCGTTGGTGTTGAAACTGAATACTCAGTAGAAAATAGCGATTGGCAATTACTAAAATTAAATGTGCGAAATAATATTATTGATAAAGTGCAAAAAGAAAGTGATATAGATATCTCAATGAGAGGATATTATAAACAAATAGAAGAAAAAGTAACCGCAGGTGCGGCAAATGCTTCTATGACAATTGATATTATTTACCAATAA
- a CDS encoding fimbrial protein: protein MQLRYRIMNVFLLLSLSSYALATVSVNYKGSIKHSSCGIKTQNVSVDLGTWLTNSKSGFGYEVNSQSEWIEFMLEFDCPDTMSLINGQFQGMSESSGKYLALDTGSGYSTGAAIELQSFENSSGSWVNREMNTLYNFMKDEAVNQGSTSLKVRARYVQTNSKLTQGKANASVTFVIQAN from the coding sequence GTGCAATTACGTTATCGAATCATGAATGTATTTCTATTATTGAGCTTAAGCAGTTATGCATTGGCAACCGTATCCGTAAATTATAAAGGCAGTATTAAACACTCAAGTTGTGGGATCAAAACACAGAATGTGAGTGTTGACTTGGGGACTTGGTTAACTAACAGTAAAAGTGGTTTTGGCTATGAGGTGAATAGTCAGTCTGAGTGGATAGAGTTTATGCTTGAATTTGATTGCCCTGATACGATGAGTTTGATAAATGGACAATTTCAAGGGATGTCAGAATCGAGTGGGAAATATTTAGCATTAGATACTGGTAGTGGTTATTCAACAGGAGCCGCTATTGAATTACAAAGCTTCGAAAATAGCAGCGGTAGCTGGGTTAATCGAGAAATGAATACTCTTTATAATTTTATGAAAGATGAAGCGGTTAACCAAGGTAGCACGTCATTAAAGGTAAGAGCTCGCTATGTTCAAACTAACAGCAAATTGACTCAAGGCAAAGCCAATGCCTCTGTGACCTTTGTTATACAGGCGAATTGA
- a CDS encoding pilus assembly protein FimA produces the protein MKLLLKILFTFTFLIPVSWNVYGAEQSDIYSDFAIPDSNLSFDNVEAEKQSGELIGDGWQVFTGPACESNLSNPKETENFAYFRMYDAANRDTGLTVNYEGTAFTVYNGTTSGIGYAWGFREVGTTEWRTIKSQYYDYYYAVEKPNTDLMIEIAYARVRVDGLPPSGKNRITRDARAFITCYKKDNSDYYYSGYVSNGFTTVTSTVSTCNIDTKTLNVDLGDHNLAEVSKLGIGDNFGFAQEDITMSCHPGIRVYATIGEHGRASNIGSNVIQLTDTANSPGYGVQVFYNNDSVPLHVGGDDKQVGSYHRFLFRSESAQKIYNLPFIFKYVKTGSISKPSSGNAALTITFGYD, from the coding sequence ATGAAGCTATTATTAAAAATATTATTTACTTTTACTTTCCTTATTCCAGTTTCATGGAATGTTTATGGTGCGGAGCAATCAGATATATATTCTGATTTCGCAATACCTGATAGTAATTTATCATTTGATAATGTAGAAGCTGAAAAGCAATCTGGTGAATTAATTGGTGATGGTTGGCAAGTTTTTACAGGGCCTGCTTGCGAAAGTAATTTAAGTAACCCGAAAGAAACAGAAAATTTCGCCTATTTTAGAATGTACGATGCAGCAAATAGGGACACTGGTTTAACCGTTAATTACGAGGGGACAGCATTTACTGTCTATAACGGTACTACGAGTGGAATTGGTTATGCTTGGGGATTTAGAGAAGTTGGTACTACGGAATGGCGCACAATTAAATCTCAATACTATGATTACTATTATGCTGTTGAAAAACCAAATACAGATCTCATGATCGAAATTGCTTATGCTAGAGTGCGTGTTGATGGCTTGCCGCCATCAGGTAAAAATAGAATTACTCGTGATGCTAGAGCTTTTATTACCTGCTATAAAAAAGATAATAGCGATTATTACTATAGCGGTTATGTGAGCAATGGCTTTACGACTGTGACCTCGACAGTTTCGACATGTAATATTGATACCAAAACATTAAATGTGGATTTAGGTGATCATAATCTTGCGGAAGTTAGCAAACTTGGAATCGGGGATAACTTTGGTTTTGCACAAGAAGATATCACAATGAGTTGCCATCCAGGGATCCGAGTTTATGCAACTATAGGTGAACATGGGAGGGCATCTAATATTGGTAGTAATGTTATTCAATTAACAGATACGGCTAACTCTCCTGGATATGGAGTACAAGTTTTTTATAATAATGACTCAGTACCATTACACGTTGGTGGTGATGATAAGCAAGTGGGGAGTTATCATCGGTTCCTATTTCGTTCTGAGTCGGCACAAAAAATTTATAACCTACCGTTTATTTTTAAATATGTAAAAACTGGATCTATCAGTAAACCCAGCTCTGGAAATGCTGCATTGACCATCACTTTTGGTTATGACTAA
- a CDS encoding fimbria/pilus outer membrane usher protein — MTGLSGTLLDDNNLNYSIQQSYGNHNQKAQGNASLSYKNGYGIANAGYSYDQFSQRANYGLNGSVVVHSDGITLSQPIYDSFAIVKAPGAPGVKIRNKTGISTDGRGYAIVPYLNAYAQNEVTLDTTSLPDNVDLQTSSATLVPTKGAAMVAEFKTYTGYRLLLTLTHQSKAIPFGSMGNLISANHEISSNGIVGDNGDIYLSGMPEKGEVHIKWGKNPDEQCTAHYQLTEQQQRMPVAVLQATCE; from the coding sequence ATGACGGGTTTGAGTGGGACTCTGTTAGACGATAATAATCTCAATTACTCTATTCAGCAGTCGTACGGTAATCATAATCAAAAAGCCCAAGGTAATGCATCATTATCCTACAAGAATGGCTATGGCATTGCGAATGCAGGCTACAGTTATGACCAGTTTTCGCAGCGAGCTAATTATGGACTAAATGGCTCAGTGGTAGTGCATTCAGATGGTATTACTTTATCACAACCTATTTATGACTCCTTTGCGATAGTTAAAGCACCGGGCGCACCAGGCGTTAAAATACGCAATAAAACAGGGATCAGTACTGATGGTAGAGGCTATGCGATTGTGCCTTATCTTAACGCTTATGCGCAAAATGAAGTGACATTAGATACCACATCACTCCCTGATAATGTTGATTTGCAAACCAGCTCAGCGACTTTAGTGCCTACAAAAGGGGCGGCAATGGTCGCTGAATTTAAAACCTATACCGGATATCGCCTTTTACTCACATTAACTCATCAATCAAAAGCCATTCCTTTTGGCTCAATGGGAAATTTAATTTCTGCTAATCATGAAATTTCTAGCAATGGTATTGTTGGCGACAATGGTGATATTTATTTAAGTGGAATGCCTGAAAAAGGTGAAGTACATATTAAATGGGGCAAAAATCCAGATGAGCAATGTACCGCACACTATCAATTAACAGAACAACAGCAGCGAATGCCAGTAGCCGTGTTGCAAGCAACATGCGAATAA
- a CDS encoding IS6 family transposase — protein sequence MNAFKGRHFTGIIILWAVRWYCKYGISYRELQEMLAERGVNVDHTTIYRWVQRYAPEIEKRLRWYWCNPSDLNNWHLDETYIKVNGKWTYLYRAVDSRGYTIEFYLSPRRNTKAAYRFLRKIFNRVKKWQIPRVINTDKAAPYGRALNLLKEEGKCPTHVEHRQIKFHNNVIECDHGKLKRVINPTLGFKSIKTAHATIKGIEVMRALRKGQAEHFYYGQPLGEVRLVNRVFGL from the coding sequence GTGAATGCATTTAAAGGTCGTCATTTCACTGGTATTATCATTCTTTGGGCTGTACGTTGGTACTGCAAATACGGTATCAGTTACCGAGAACTTCAGGAAATGTTGGCTGAGCGCGGTGTAAATGTAGATCACACGACAATCTATCGCTGGGTTCAACGTTATGCACCAGAAATAGAAAAGCGGTTACGTTGGTATTGGTGTAATCCCTCCGACCTCAACAATTGGCATTTAGACGAAACTTATATCAAAGTGAATGGGAAATGGACGTACCTTTACCGAGCTGTCGATAGTCGAGGGTACACCATTGAATTTTATCTCTCGCCTCGTCGTAATACCAAGGCAGCTTATCGATTTTTAAGAAAAATATTCAATCGCGTTAAAAAATGGCAAATCCCCAGGGTTATCAATACAGATAAAGCCGCACCTTATGGCCGAGCGCTTAACCTTCTCAAAGAAGAAGGAAAATGCCCTACACATGTAGAACATCGACAAATCAAATTTCACAATAATGTCATTGAATGTGATCATGGAAAATTGAAGCGCGTGATAAATCCCACCTTAGGGTTTAAATCAATTAAAACAGCACATGCGACCATTAAAGGAATTGAGGTGATGCGTGCGCTTCGCAAAGGTCAAGCAGAACATTTTTACTATGGCCAACCGTTAGGAGAAGTGCGCCTCGTGAATAGAGTATTCGGACTTTAA
- a CDS encoding antibiotic biosynthesis monooxygenase family protein: protein MIAVIFEVQIQPDQQTRYLTLAEELRPLLSHVAGFISIERFQSLATEGKMLSLSWWENEYAVLQWKNHVLHAKAQQEGRESIFDFYKISIAHITREYSFKKDKDNV from the coding sequence ATGATTGCTGTAATATTTGAGGTGCAAATACAACCCGACCAACAAACTCGCTATTTGACTTTAGCTGAGGAGTTAAGACCACTATTAAGTCATGTAGCTGGTTTTATTTCAATTGAACGTTTTCAAAGTCTAGCTACAGAAGGAAAAATGTTATCGCTATCTTGGTGGGAAAACGAATACGCAGTTCTGCAATGGAAAAATCATGTTTTACATGCGAAAGCTCAACAAGAAGGGCGAGAGTCAATATTTGATTTTTACAAAATTAGTATTGCTCATATTACTCGCGAATATTCATTTAAAAAGGACAAGGATAATGTTTGA
- a CDS encoding ArsR/SmtB family transcription factor, whose product MANLIRKEVTFESSIAAIGAAMSDISRVKILSALMDGRAWTATELSSVANISASTASSHLSKLLDCQLITVVAQGKHRYFRLAGKDIAELMESMMGISLNHGVHAKVSTPVHLRKARTCYDHLAGEVAVKIYDSLCQQQWITENGSMITLSGIQYFHEMGIDVPSKHSRKICCACLDWSERRFHLGGYVGAALFSLYESKGWLTRHLGYREVTITEKGYAAFKTHFHI is encoded by the coding sequence ATGGCTAATTTAATACGAAAAGAGGTTACCTTTGAGTCCTCAATAGCCGCGATAGGGGCGGCTATGTCTGACATTTCACGAGTTAAAATACTCAGTGCTTTGATGGATGGGCGAGCTTGGACGGCCACTGAGCTAAGTTCTGTGGCGAATATATCAGCTTCAACGGCGAGCAGTCATTTATCTAAATTATTAGATTGCCAGCTAATCACAGTAGTAGCTCAAGGCAAGCATCGTTATTTTCGGCTAGCAGGAAAAGATATTGCTGAATTGATGGAAAGTATGATGGGGATCTCCTTAAACCATGGCGTACATGCCAAAGTTTCCACGCCAGTGCATTTACGAAAAGCACGTACTTGCTATGATCATTTAGCTGGCGAAGTTGCCGTTAAGATCTATGATTCCCTTTGTCAACAGCAATGGATCACTGAAAATGGTTCAATGATCACATTAAGTGGTATTCAATATTTTCATGAAATGGGAATTGACGTTCCTTCCAAACATTCACGTAAAATCTGTTGTGCGTGTTTAGATTGGAGTGAACGCCGTTTCCATTTAGGTGGGTACGTTGGAGCCGCATTATTTTCGCTTTATGAATCTAAAGGGTGGTTAACTCGACATCTTGGTTACCGTGAAGTTACCATCACGGAAAAAGGTTATGCTGCTTTTAAGACCCACTTTCACATTTAA